In Etheostoma cragini isolate CJK2018 chromosome 9, CSU_Ecrag_1.0, whole genome shotgun sequence, the following are encoded in one genomic region:
- the si:dkeyp-51f12.2 gene encoding uncharacterized protein si:dkeyp-51f12.2: MPSLHHGAIFIGAFLIVTGGSTAFLASYQSRLQAFSLCCVVLGVVMLILGLFWAMNSKSAANYNHREFDPECPHYPYDYPNFSSHALFTPPGSRFPESQSVFLPRTMERHRQAAHGEDFDYPPMDPGGFSPSPHPPMWQEPPPPYEVAIKTTCSTTQLRRAYSDTHLASEPLFGRSREISFEV; the protein is encoded by the exons ATGCCTTCCCTGCACCACGGAGCAATCTTTATCGGAGCCTTCCTCATTGTGACCGGGGGCTCCACAGCCTTCCTGGCCTCTTACCAGAGTCGCCTTCAGGCTTTCTCCCTCTGCTGCGTGGTGCTGGGGGTGGTCATGCTCATCCTGGGGCTGTTCTGGGCCATGAACAGCAAAAGTGCCGCAAACTACAACCATCGGGAGTTTGACCCAGAGTGTCCACATTATCCATACGACTACCCCAACTTCAGCAGCCATGCCCTCTTCACACCCCCAGGGAGCCGCTTCCCAGAATCCCAATCGGTGTTTCTACCCAG GACAATGGAACGCCACAGGCAAGCTGCTCATGGTGAAGACTTCGACTACCCTCCCATGGACCCTGGGGGTTTCAGTCCGTCGCCTCACCCTCCGATGTGGCAGGAACCCCCGCCACCCTATGAAGTTGCCATCAAAACAACGTGCAGCACTACACAACTGCGGCGGGCATACTCGGACACACACCTGGCGTCCGAGCCCCTGTTTGGACGATCAAGAGAGATCAGCTTTGAGGTGTGA